The following coding sequences are from one Paenibacillus stellifer window:
- a CDS encoding HD domain-containing protein, with protein MPQQPLSEEKVFKDPVHNYIHVQDAIIWRLINTEEFQRLRRIRQLGTTFLTFHGAEHSRFSHSLGVYEITRRIISQFERSGYKDWLPEEGLLTLCAALLHDLGHGPFSHSIEEAFEMNHEDWTCRIILENTGITEILKEVSEDFPEKVSSVISKKYEHDIVVNLVSSPLDADRMDYLLRDAYYTGVNYGTIDIDRILRVLRPYNGRVVVKESGMHAIEDYLMSRYQMYWQVYFHPVTRSSEIILRQVFRRAKQLYQEGYAFRFMVEPLTDLFEGDIQVQQYLRLDEAIVQAAFMQWTGEQDDLLSDLCSRFIHRKLYKYVEMESLDLETIDEIRGSFASAGLHPEYDLEIDFPTDLPYDVFHPGEGFHGKQILLLDRQERLREISEVSDIVRSISGIHRGRYHLYYPQDKLNEARSRLPKSIREIFDLN; from the coding sequence ATGCCGCAGCAGCCGCTTTCCGAAGAAAAAGTATTCAAAGATCCGGTTCATAATTATATTCATGTGCAGGATGCGATTATTTGGCGTCTGATCAACACCGAGGAATTTCAGCGGCTGCGCCGCATCAGGCAGCTTGGCACAACCTTTCTTACCTTTCATGGGGCCGAGCATAGCCGGTTCTCCCATTCCTTAGGAGTTTATGAGATCACCCGCCGAATTATTTCCCAGTTTGAGCGGAGCGGGTACAAGGATTGGCTTCCTGAAGAGGGGCTCCTTACCCTGTGCGCGGCGCTGCTCCACGATCTGGGGCATGGACCGTTCTCTCACTCGATCGAAGAGGCCTTTGAGATGAATCATGAGGATTGGACATGCCGGATTATTTTGGAGAACACAGGAATTACCGAGATTTTGAAGGAAGTGTCGGAAGATTTTCCCGAGAAGGTCTCCTCCGTGATCTCAAAAAAATATGAGCATGACATTGTCGTCAATCTCGTGTCCAGCCCGCTCGACGCGGACCGGATGGATTATCTGCTCCGCGATGCCTACTATACCGGCGTGAATTACGGCACAATTGACATCGACCGGATTCTGCGGGTGCTTCGTCCTTATAATGGGAGAGTTGTGGTCAAGGAGTCGGGCATGCATGCGATCGAAGACTACCTGATGTCGAGATATCAAATGTACTGGCAGGTTTATTTCCATCCGGTGACCCGGAGCTCGGAAATTATTTTGCGGCAGGTATTCCGCCGGGCCAAGCAGCTGTATCAGGAAGGGTATGCCTTCCGTTTCATGGTGGAGCCTCTGACCGATTTGTTTGAGGGAGACATCCAGGTGCAGCAGTATTTGAGGCTGGATGAGGCGATCGTTCAGGCGGCGTTTATGCAATGGACCGGGGAACAGGACGACCTGCTGAGCGACTTGTGCAGCCGTTTTATTCATCGTAAACTGTATAAATATGTAGAAATGGAGAGCCTTGACCTGGAGACCATCGACGAGATTCGCGGAAGCTTTGCCTCGGCCGGGCTTCATCCGGAATACGACTTGGAAATTGATTTTCCGACAGATCTTCCGTATGATGTCTTCCATCCCGGAGAGGGCTTTCACGGCAAGCAGATTCTGCTGCTCGACCGCCAGGAACGGCTTCGCGAAATCTCTGAGGTGTCCGATATTGTGCGCTCGATCAGCGGCATTCACCGGGGGCGTTATCATCTCTATTACCCACAGGATAAGCTGAATGAAGCACGTTCCCGGCTTCCGAAATCGATACGTGAAATTTTTGATTTGAATTAA
- a CDS encoding TatD family hydrolase produces the protein MQLFDTHTHLDAPQFDGDREETIARAVEAGVTRMVNIGFNRETIPTTMKLAESYDFIYAAVGWHPTDAIDMKDEDLDWIASLCAHDKVVAIGEIGLDYYWDTSPKDVQHKVFRRQIGLARELNMPIVIHNRDAHEDVVRILREEKASEVGGIMHSFSGSWETAKMCLDLGFHLSFGGPITFKNARVPKEVLAQVPLDRLLIETDSPYLTPHPYRGKRNESAHVRLVAEAAAEIKGIQLEKLAEITYANGLELFGIK, from the coding sequence ATGCAGCTTTTCGACACTCACACTCACCTGGATGCTCCCCAATTCGACGGCGACCGCGAAGAGACAATTGCCCGCGCCGTAGAGGCGGGAGTGACCCGGATGGTTAATATCGGGTTTAACCGGGAGACGATTCCCACCACCATGAAGCTGGCGGAATCGTACGATTTCATCTACGCGGCTGTCGGCTGGCATCCTACAGATGCGATTGACATGAAGGATGAGGATCTGGACTGGATCGCTTCCTTGTGCGCCCATGACAAAGTGGTGGCGATCGGAGAAATAGGACTGGATTATTACTGGGACACGTCACCCAAAGACGTACAGCATAAGGTGTTTAGACGGCAGATCGGACTGGCGCGCGAATTGAATATGCCGATTGTGATTCATAACCGGGATGCGCATGAGGATGTGGTTCGGATTCTGCGTGAGGAGAAAGCTTCGGAGGTCGGAGGGATTATGCATTCATTCTCGGGGAGCTGGGAGACAGCGAAAATGTGTCTCGATTTAGGCTTCCACCTGTCCTTCGGGGGACCGATTACATTCAAGAATGCAAGGGTGCCCAAAGAGGTGCTGGCACAGGTTCCGCTCGACCGTCTTTTGATCGAAACCGATTCCCCGTATTTGACTCCGCACCCATATCGTGGGAAGCGAAATGAGAGCGCTCATGTCAGATTAGTGGCAGAGGCTGCAGCGGAAATTAAAGGAATTCAATTGGAAAAATTGGCTGAAATTACGTATGCGAACGGGCTGGAACTATTTGGAATTAAGTGA